A DNA window from Spirochaetota bacterium contains the following coding sequences:
- a CDS encoding DUF2804 domain-containing protein, with the protein MTNAMMLTLRAVLVLALVVVASCSAERAGDGKIVDQHGKAIEPIPEPAALDSAQVEIRRAVDLLDADGKLAVTGWARAPVARFNPENIRADARRVKKWEHYTFYGGRYAGGVTISDIATVGMGSVELFDMETGREVLARTLMVRPGAIAFPDDTKGDLEFRKGSSFMVIRKRNGLRTAEFRFDEREGGETIVGRLVFREHGEEALAIITPFEDPLHFFYEYKVPSLSVEGEMSYRGKTYPVKSGESYGVLDWGRGAWPQKNRWLWAAGGHTVKGKLLSFNLGYGFGSKAGATENGIVYGGRVHKLGRVVWKYDISDYMKPWTFKSADGRCEMSLRPVYLLHSDITLAQMFGFLKQLWSLFSLSEIREIVATEAYLNKVIGYYTGFVVLDDGTRLEVKDMPGFAEVMYQVW; encoded by the coding sequence ATGACAAATGCTATGATGCTCACGCTCCGGGCGGTCCTCGTTCTTGCCTTAGTGGTTGTCGCGTCGTGCTCCGCGGAAAGGGCGGGCGACGGGAAAATCGTCGACCAGCACGGCAAGGCGATCGAACCGATACCGGAGCCCGCGGCCCTGGATTCCGCGCAGGTTGAAATTCGAAGGGCCGTGGACCTCCTCGACGCGGATGGAAAGCTCGCCGTGACGGGGTGGGCCCGCGCCCCGGTGGCGCGCTTCAATCCGGAGAACATACGGGCAGACGCGCGGCGCGTGAAGAAATGGGAGCACTACACCTTTTACGGCGGCCGCTACGCCGGCGGCGTAACGATCTCCGACATCGCCACGGTGGGCATGGGGAGCGTCGAGCTCTTCGACATGGAGACCGGCAGGGAGGTCCTCGCCCGCACGCTGATGGTGCGCCCGGGCGCGATCGCCTTCCCCGACGACACGAAGGGCGACCTGGAGTTCCGGAAGGGGAGCTCCTTTATGGTTATACGAAAACGGAACGGCCTCAGGACGGCGGAGTTCCGCTTCGACGAGCGCGAAGGCGGCGAAACTATCGTCGGGCGGCTGGTCTTCCGCGAGCACGGAGAGGAGGCGCTGGCAATCATCACGCCCTTCGAAGACCCGCTCCATTTCTTCTACGAGTACAAGGTGCCGTCCCTCTCGGTCGAGGGGGAGATGTCCTATCGCGGAAAGACCTATCCGGTGAAGAGCGGCGAAAGCTACGGCGTGCTGGACTGGGGCCGCGGGGCGTGGCCGCAAAAAAACCGGTGGCTGTGGGCCGCGGGCGGGCACACGGTGAAGGGAAAGCTCCTGAGCTTCAACCTGGGCTACGGCTTCGGTTCGAAGGCCGGCGCCACCGAGAACGGCATCGTATACGGCGGCCGCGTCCACAAGCTCGGCCGGGTGGTGTGGAAGTACGACATATCGGATTACATGAAGCCGTGGACTTTTAAATCGGCCGACGGCAGGTGCGAGATGAGCCTGCGCCCGGTATATCTCCTGCACTCGGACATCACCCTGGCGCAGATGTTCGGTTTTCTCAAACAGCTATGGTCGCTTTTCTCGCTTTCCGAGATCAGGGAAATTGTTGCTACCGAGGCCTACCTGAACAAGGTCATAGGGTATTATACGGGCTTCGTCGTGCTCGACGATGGTACGCGGCTCGAGGTGAAGGACATGCCCGGTTTCGCCGAGGTGATGTACCAGGTGTGGTGA
- a CDS encoding DUF2905 domain-containing protein — MDIGKTLIILGIVIALAGVFFLYGDSLPVIRNLGRLPGDITIRKEHFSVHIPLASGLVISVVLSLILYLAGRVR; from the coding sequence ATGGACATCGGTAAAACGCTCATTATCCTCGGCATCGTCATCGCTCTGGCCGGTGTGTTTTTCCTGTATGGGGACTCCCTGCCTGTCATACGTAACCTCGGCAGGCTCCCGGGCGACATCACCATCAGGAAGGAGCATTTCAGCGTCCACATACCACTCGCCAGCGGCCTGGTCATAAGCGTCGTCCTCAGCCTGATCCTTTACCTGGCGGGCAGAGTGCGGTGA
- a CDS encoding radical SAM protein, protein MSTAHTASLEPFETCSIRPPTENASLSFRLTRNCHWNKCAFCPVYKCGARFSRRSLDEVFADIERARALDDYLYERGIGFPVYTPADYARAAGVAEEIGRARREAGVPDPVTPEGEPAAVSPRMRWFMQWFRDRPSIEDCVSQLVSWRIAGGTTCFLGDSDGLALKADFLCAVLRRVRERFGTVRRFTVYGRTRSAARLRTLRELERMREAGLDRVHFGLESGSDRVLAAVRKGATSRDHVDGCRTTREAGLSCSVYVMPGLGGASLSDEHAHETARVLSLARPEYVRLRSLEIFPDSPLEEEFLSGRFVPCTEEQVVREIRVMIEESEGEMEIASDSASNLLDLYGRLPEDRPAMLEEIDRYLALSPRGKLEFSLVRRLRAFAGQYGGLSDDVDEAVLPLVGNGRIDLSRADDALLSSLIALIRGKLMP, encoded by the coding sequence ATGAGCACCGCCCACACCGCCTCCCTCGAGCCCTTCGAGACCTGCTCGATCAGGCCGCCCACCGAGAACGCCAGTCTGAGCTTCCGGCTGACGCGCAACTGCCACTGGAACAAATGCGCCTTCTGCCCGGTCTACAAGTGCGGCGCGCGCTTCTCCCGGCGCTCCCTCGACGAGGTGTTCGCCGACATCGAGCGCGCCCGCGCGCTCGATGATTACCTCTACGAGCGCGGCATCGGCTTTCCCGTCTACACCCCTGCCGATTACGCGCGCGCCGCCGGTGTGGCCGAAGAGATCGGCAGGGCGCGCCGGGAGGCGGGGGTGCCCGACCCCGTCACGCCGGAGGGAGAACCGGCCGCGGTGAGCCCCCGCATGCGCTGGTTTATGCAATGGTTCCGGGACCGTCCTTCCATAGAGGACTGCGTTTCACAGCTCGTAAGCTGGCGAATTGCCGGTGGGACGACCTGTTTCCTCGGCGATTCGGACGGCCTCGCCCTCAAAGCGGATTTTCTGTGCGCGGTGCTTCGGCGGGTGCGGGAGCGCTTCGGAACGGTGCGGCGCTTCACGGTGTACGGCAGGACCCGTTCCGCCGCGCGGCTGCGCACACTCCGGGAGCTGGAGCGCATGCGCGAGGCGGGGCTCGACCGCGTGCACTTCGGCCTCGAGAGCGGGAGCGACCGGGTGCTCGCCGCGGTGCGCAAGGGCGCCACCTCGCGCGACCACGTTGACGGCTGCCGCACTACGCGCGAGGCGGGGTTGTCGTGCTCGGTGTACGTTATGCCCGGGCTCGGCGGCGCCTCGCTCTCGGACGAGCACGCGCACGAGACGGCGCGCGTGCTGAGCCTGGCCCGCCCGGAATACGTCCGCCTGCGGAGCCTCGAAATCTTCCCCGATTCGCCGCTCGAGGAGGAATTCCTGTCGGGCCGTTTCGTTCCCTGTACCGAGGAACAGGTGGTGCGCGAGATACGCGTTATGATCGAGGAAAGCGAAGGGGAGATGGAGATCGCAAGCGACAGCGCATCGAACCTCCTGGACCTGTACGGCCGACTGCCGGAGGACCGCCCGGCGATGCTGGAGGAGATCGACCGCTACCTCGCGCTCTCCCCGCGCGGGAAACTTGAGTTCAGCCTCGTTCGCCGGCTGCGCGCCTTCGCCGGGCAGTACGGCGGCCTCTCGGACGACGTCGACGAAGCCGTACTGCCGCTTGTCGGGAACGGCCGGATCGATCTCTCCCGCGCCGACGACGCGCTCCTGTCCTCGCTCATCGCGCTGATCCGGGGGAAACTCATGCCCTGA
- a CDS encoding MFS transporter, with amino-acid sequence MTEKHQGGAAADRVSVGARLGYGAADFGLSLGFNLPALFLLYYLTDVFFISSAAAGFILFFAKIIDAFVSPAMGYLSDHTSTRWGRKRPYLLLGAIPAALSMAMLYASPAISQEAWRVAYAMGAFTLFCLLTTILSIPYASLTADLTDDSHERSVLTAYRMFFSIAGTLVGAAATMPLVATLGGGPVEGFRAVGTLYAVIMAITIFVTFFAVRERTARPPKDTDGVALARDLGAVLENRPFIILTLGVMMHQVALNTMSGVVVYFFKYNLGAENLIPVAFVVLMSASALSIPFYLRVSRRRGKKFAYNLGMGIMATLSIPIFFFAEMDPALTVALFGLVGFGLGTVYLSPWAMVPDTVEYAQWKTGRRQEGMLYGFFFFSFKLSVAFPGLIVGTVLSLSGYTPAGPQGPEALFGIKALLTIIPVVFVIAGMILIARFPITEEFHGRMVREIRERISSRT; translated from the coding sequence ATGACCGAAAAGCACCAGGGCGGCGCGGCCGCGGACAGAGTAAGCGTGGGCGCACGGCTCGGCTATGGCGCGGCCGATTTCGGCCTGAGCCTTGGATTCAACCTGCCCGCTCTGTTCCTGTTGTATTATCTAACCGATGTATTTTTCATTTCGTCGGCAGCCGCGGGTTTTATCCTGTTTTTCGCCAAAATCATCGACGCGTTCGTGTCGCCGGCGATGGGCTATCTCTCGGACCATACGTCGACACGCTGGGGAAGAAAGCGCCCCTACCTCCTTCTCGGGGCGATCCCCGCCGCGCTCAGCATGGCCATGTTGTACGCTTCTCCGGCAATTTCCCAGGAGGCCTGGCGCGTCGCGTACGCGATGGGCGCGTTTACGCTTTTCTGCCTGCTCACGACCATACTCAGCATACCCTACGCTTCCCTTACCGCCGATCTCACCGACGATTCCCACGAGCGCTCGGTCTTGACGGCATATCGCATGTTCTTTTCCATCGCCGGTACGCTCGTCGGAGCGGCGGCGACCATGCCCCTGGTCGCCACCCTGGGCGGGGGGCCGGTGGAGGGATTCCGGGCGGTAGGAACACTTTACGCCGTCATCATGGCGATTACCATTTTCGTAACGTTCTTCGCGGTGCGCGAGCGCACGGCACGGCCCCCTAAAGACACAGACGGCGTCGCGCTCGCCCGGGACCTCGGGGCCGTCCTCGAAAACAGGCCCTTTATCATACTCACCCTCGGCGTCATGATGCATCAGGTGGCGCTCAATACCATGTCGGGCGTGGTGGTCTACTTTTTCAAATACAACCTCGGCGCGGAGAACCTCATCCCGGTCGCCTTTGTGGTGCTCATGTCGGCATCAGCGTTATCCATCCCCTTCTACCTGCGCGTTTCGCGCAGGCGAGGCAAGAAATTCGCCTATAACCTTGGGATGGGAATTATGGCAACGCTCTCAATACCCATCTTCTTTTTCGCGGAAATGGATCCTGCGCTGACCGTAGCGCTCTTCGGTCTGGTGGGATTCGGCCTTGGGACGGTGTACCTTTCGCCCTGGGCGATGGTCCCCGACACGGTTGAGTACGCGCAGTGGAAGACGGGCCGGCGACAGGAGGGGATGCTCTACGGCTTTTTCTTTTTCTCCTTCAAGCTTTCGGTGGCGTTTCCGGGCCTCATCGTGGGGACGGTGCTCTCGCTCTCGGGTTACACCCCCGCCGGACCGCAGGGGCCGGAGGCGCTCTTCGGCATCAAGGCCCTTCTTACCATCATACCGGTCGTCTTCGTAATCGCGGGAATGATCCTCATCGCGCGCTTCCCCATTACCGAGGAGTTTCACGGCCGCATGGTGCGCGAGATACGCGAGCGGATAAGCTCGCGGACATAG
- a CDS encoding class I SAM-dependent methyltransferase yields MIVKDSDFYRAYLDVWNEGAIKDAPFITLGVEAILTDYYGNLLDAPPPFPVQKGALTLDLGCGWGRVLKPVLDRGARGVGLDISQAMLEQSKKHLEKNGHRPVLLRGDGTRLPFRDDSFDMAYSLLVLQHLSKANGRLVLGEVHRVLKSGGTAYIRVPSRFAPENLLFAFLQFISIHVFRYRDPIRMRFYRIGEIKKLCRGLFSQCETTAHEFRPPWNIHTKWTWHYILVPRRFHRALRRISDRIEALANGRLPFLRHFGVTLMVKVVK; encoded by the coding sequence GTGATCGTAAAGGACAGCGATTTTTACCGTGCATACCTGGACGTCTGGAACGAGGGGGCCATCAAAGACGCCCCTTTTATAACGCTGGGCGTGGAGGCGATCCTCACGGACTATTACGGAAACCTCCTCGACGCACCGCCGCCCTTCCCCGTCCAAAAGGGTGCGCTCACGCTCGACCTGGGCTGCGGCTGGGGCCGGGTGCTCAAGCCCGTGCTGGACCGGGGCGCGCGAGGCGTTGGACTGGATATCTCCCAGGCGATGCTCGAGCAGAGCAAAAAGCATCTCGAAAAGAACGGCCACCGGCCGGTACTCTTGCGCGGCGACGGCACCAGGCTCCCCTTCAGGGACGACAGCTTCGACATGGCCTATTCGCTTCTCGTTCTTCAGCACCTCTCAAAGGCAAACGGAAGGCTTGTCCTCGGCGAGGTACACCGGGTATTGAAGAGCGGCGGTACGGCCTACATCCGTGTGCCCTCCCGCTTCGCGCCGGAGAACCTGCTCTTTGCCTTCCTCCAGTTTATAAGCATACATGTCTTTCGCTACCGCGACCCCATCCGGATGCGCTTTTACCGTATCGGCGAAATCAAAAAACTATGCCGCGGCCTCTTTTCGCAATGCGAAACAACGGCGCACGAATTCCGCCCCCCGTGGAACATCCACACCAAGTGGACCTGGCACTACATCCTCGTTCCGCGGCGATTCCACCGCGCGCTTCGCCGTATATCGGACCGGATCGAGGCGCTGGCCAACGGCCGCCTTCCCTTTCTCAGGCACTTCGGTGTGACGTTAATGGTGAAGGTGGTGAAATAA
- a CDS encoding putative glycoside hydrolase has product MNKRNRQILTLLLCTFMLQWLVVINAGAVTLLADSVRGAFLGLYRSVFPKSTFTIMGTQERRDHIAVYRSLPPGFNHCGRTLLFQAPRDIRLREVAESALRYTHFFRRYHLERTIKEYNALGADTLAKGSVVYIPYSVPPRVPSFKRTAKPPIIESRGLYYTGGAMASENTLRSLERFLAVGINTVVFDVKDITGIVNYRSHVPAAIEYNTHEKRCIDDVDKLIRYLKDKGIYVIARIAVFHDHALYRKKPEYAIRSKKSGSPWSAGAELWCDPTNKYVQDYNIALAIEIAEKGVDEIQFDYIRFPTSGNLGDAAYAHHFGQIPRDATITGFLQRAHTELAGRHVNLSVDIFGVAAWGKEIDIRNIGQRIEQMAKHCEVISPMLYPSHFNDHFDGHANPGDQPYYFINRGCARVKALAPQTTVRPWLQAFRWRTKSYNDDYILEQIRGAVDAGARGYLFWNASNSYDPVHAAMQRLTAAEKLKHAGKERKQ; this is encoded by the coding sequence ATGAATAAACGAAACCGCCAGATCCTCACCCTGCTCCTCTGCACGTTCATGCTCCAGTGGCTTGTCGTAATAAACGCGGGCGCCGTCACCCTCCTCGCCGACAGCGTCCGGGGGGCCTTTCTCGGTCTCTACCGGTCGGTCTTCCCCAAAAGCACCTTTACCATCATGGGGACGCAGGAACGACGCGACCATATCGCGGTTTACCGAAGCCTTCCCCCCGGCTTCAACCATTGCGGCCGAACGCTGCTCTTTCAGGCGCCGCGCGATATTCGTCTCAGGGAGGTCGCCGAGTCCGCGCTCCGCTATACGCACTTTTTCAGGCGCTACCATCTCGAGCGGACGATTAAGGAATATAACGCGCTCGGGGCCGACACCCTGGCGAAAGGCTCGGTCGTGTACATCCCGTACTCCGTCCCGCCGCGCGTTCCATCCTTCAAAAGAACCGCCAAGCCGCCGATCATCGAGAGCCGGGGGCTCTACTACACCGGGGGAGCGATGGCGAGCGAAAATACGCTTCGGTCGCTCGAGCGCTTCCTCGCCGTTGGGATCAATACGGTGGTTTTCGACGTCAAGGACATCACCGGAATCGTGAACTATCGAAGCCATGTCCCCGCCGCGATCGAGTACAATACACACGAGAAGCGATGCATCGACGACGTCGACAAGCTCATACGATACCTTAAGGACAAGGGTATATACGTGATCGCCCGGATCGCCGTGTTCCACGACCACGCGCTGTACCGGAAGAAGCCGGAATACGCAATCCGTTCGAAGAAAAGCGGAAGCCCGTGGAGCGCCGGGGCCGAACTGTGGTGCGATCCGACCAACAAGTACGTGCAGGATTACAACATCGCGCTGGCGATCGAGATTGCCGAAAAGGGCGTCGACGAAATCCAGTTCGATTACATCCGCTTCCCCACCTCCGGCAACCTCGGTGACGCCGCCTATGCGCACCACTTCGGCCAGATACCCAGGGACGCGACGATCACCGGATTTCTGCAGCGGGCGCACACCGAGCTGGCCGGGCGGCACGTCAATCTCTCCGTCGATATCTTCGGCGTGGCGGCGTGGGGAAAGGAGATCGACATTCGAAATATCGGCCAGAGGATTGAGCAGATGGCGAAGCACTGCGAGGTGATCTCGCCGATGCTGTACCCGTCGCACTTCAACGACCATTTCGACGGCCACGCCAATCCTGGCGACCAGCCGTATTATTTCATCAACCGGGGGTGCGCGCGCGTGAAGGCGCTCGCGCCGCAGACGACGGTGCGCCCGTGGCTTCAGGCCTTCAGGTGGAGGACTAAATCGTACAACGACGACTACATCCTGGAGCAGATCCGCGGCGCCGTCGACGCGGGCGCGCGCGGCTATCTCTTCTGGAACGCATCGAATTCGTACGATCCCGTCCACGCGGCGATGCAGAGGCTGACCGCGGCCGAAAAGCTAAAACATGCCGGAAAGGAACGCAAACAGTGA
- a CDS encoding ABC transporter permease, translated as MLKIEMALNTPVRKIIALGEGVRNFYSFVESIVVSFRSIKYLRFRSIYSIVVNQTRFTGIDALPIIVSIALLLGATTIIQATKNFPKFGIEGFIGNLLVIIIARELGPLATAIIVVSRSGSAIAAEIATQKQNREILSLELMGIDTKLYIVFPRILATIMAIFSLIIIFDITAFFGGYLISLSTVYIPAGVFVQTVLDAFSFSDLAITILKSVLFGILIPLICCYYGFMPQSDFQIPIFVSRAVVRTLVILFVINAFISALFYF; from the coding sequence ATGCTGAAAATTGAAATGGCATTGAATACGCCGGTAAGAAAGATCATCGCCTTAGGGGAGGGGGTGAGGAATTTTTACAGTTTCGTCGAGTCGATCGTGGTGTCGTTTCGCTCGATCAAGTACCTTCGATTTCGGTCAATCTATTCCATCGTGGTCAACCAGACCCGCTTCACCGGAATCGACGCACTTCCCATAATCGTTTCGATCGCGCTCCTGCTCGGTGCGACCACGATCATCCAGGCCACCAAGAACTTTCCGAAGTTCGGGATCGAGGGATTTATCGGGAACCTCCTCGTCATCATCATCGCCAGGGAACTGGGGCCGCTCGCCACCGCCATAATCGTCGTGAGCCGTTCGGGCTCTGCGATCGCCGCGGAGATCGCCACGCAGAAACAGAACAGGGAGATTCTCTCGCTCGAGCTCATGGGGATCGACACCAAGCTCTATATCGTTTTCCCGCGCATCCTCGCGACGATCATGGCGATCTTCTCGCTGATCATCATCTTCGACATCACCGCCTTTTTCGGTGGCTATCTAATTTCACTCAGCACGGTATACATCCCGGCGGGCGTGTTCGTGCAGACCGTGCTCGACGCGTTCAGCTTCAGCGACCTTGCCATCACCATCCTTAAAAGCGTGCTCTTCGGCATTCTCATCCCGCTCATCTGCTGCTACTACGGTTTTATGCCGCAATCCGACTTCCAGATACCGATATTCGTCTCGCGCGCCGTGGTGCGTACGCTCGTAATATTATTTGTGATAAACGCCTTCATTTCGGCGCTCTTCTATTTTTAG
- a CDS encoding ATP-binding cassette domain-containing protein: protein MNREELLRVESVSLTDAGGAACGDVSFSMTRGENLVIFGPEDSGAEVVCPLIAGTVISFDGEIFFKGRSVESYDYVERHNYRKELGYLQKNYGLINNMSVEENIELPLRYHSRLSSGEIGSLVNRLIGELGLEHCRALRPVSLSGSETLRTAYCRSIALDPDLLLIEHALEGQCLLNSRQFLRALGRWCQRDDRSVIIVTYEPGPFVDFSDRFIMLYEGNIVFSGSRGDFLARQNDYLDQYMRSSLDGPMKVR, encoded by the coding sequence ATGAACCGGGAAGAACTGCTCAGAGTCGAATCGGTCAGTTTAACCGACGCGGGCGGGGCCGCCTGTGGCGACGTTTCGTTCTCGATGACCAGGGGAGAAAACCTGGTCATCTTCGGTCCCGAGGACTCGGGGGCCGAGGTCGTCTGCCCGCTCATCGCCGGCACGGTGATTTCGTTCGACGGCGAGATATTTTTCAAGGGCCGTTCGGTCGAGAGTTACGACTATGTCGAGCGCCACAATTACCGCAAGGAGCTCGGATATCTCCAGAAGAATTACGGCCTGATCAACAACATGTCGGTCGAGGAGAACATCGAGCTCCCGCTGCGCTATCACTCGAGGCTCTCGTCAGGGGAGATCGGGTCGCTCGTAAACCGTCTTATTGGCGAGCTGGGACTCGAGCACTGCCGCGCCCTCCGTCCGGTTTCACTGTCGGGCTCGGAGACCCTGCGGACCGCGTACTGCCGCTCGATCGCGCTCGACCCGGACCTGCTGCTCATAGAGCACGCTCTCGAAGGGCAGTGTCTTCTCAATTCCCGGCAATTCCTGAGGGCGCTGGGGCGATGGTGCCAGCGCGACGATCGCTCGGTCATCATCGTCACCTATGAGCCGGGGCCTTTTGTGGACTTTTCCGACCGCTTTATCATGCTGTACGAGGGCAACATCGTCTTCTCGGGTTCGCGCGGGGACTTTCTCGCGCGGCAAAACGACTATCTCGACCAGTACATGCGTTCGTCCCTTGACGGGCCGATGAAAGTACGGTAA
- a CDS encoding MlaD family protein → MKLEKNELRVGIFIIIPVAILLLFVVLKLGYSFASSTIDVYLKIDSIAAIKEGTLVKIKGYTVGRVIDIKPVYKPALHFLAVMRIRRDIDLYEDCSAVIQNQNIIGDPVIDIRNPEKKGELLRSGSVIEGVEYVNLEAILQDVHALLATLQGAVGVIRDISLDSRSNLRTLLANLSGSMATVNDLLLNSQKDILEILTSFRQTAKTMNEISEELKKHPVKFLFKGQK, encoded by the coding sequence ATGAAACTGGAAAAAAACGAGCTGCGCGTCGGTATATTCATCATAATACCGGTGGCCATACTCCTGCTCTTTGTAGTGCTGAAGCTCGGCTACTCCTTCGCGAGCTCCACCATCGACGTATATCTGAAGATCGACAGCATCGCCGCGATCAAGGAGGGCACGCTGGTGAAGATCAAGGGCTATACGGTGGGCCGGGTGATCGATATAAAGCCGGTCTACAAGCCGGCGCTGCATTTCCTCGCGGTCATGCGCATACGCCGCGACATCGACCTCTACGAGGACTGCTCGGCGGTGATACAGAACCAGAACATCATCGGCGACCCGGTCATCGACATCCGCAATCCCGAGAAGAAGGGGGAGCTTCTGCGTTCCGGCTCGGTCATCGAGGGGGTCGAGTACGTCAACCTCGAGGCCATTTTACAGGATGTCCATGCCCTGCTTGCGACGTTGCAGGGCGCCGTCGGCGTTATCCGCGATATCTCTCTCGACAGCCGGAGCAACCTGCGAACGCTCCTCGCCAACCTTTCGGGCAGCATGGCCACCGTCAACGACCTTCTGCTTAATTCACAGAAGGACATCCTCGAGATCCTGACCTCGTTCAGGCAGACGGCGAAGACCATGAACGAGATCTCGGAGGAGCTCAAGAAGCATCCGGTTAAATTCCTGTTCAAGGGACAGAAATAG
- a CDS encoding glycosyltransferase has translation MHLFSVIIPVYNRPVPLRRAIESVLAQSFRDYEIIVVDDGSTDHTGTAARSFPAVRYFRQERRGVSAARNRGAAESRARYLAFLDSDDEWLPGKLGAQREFIERNPLVRIHQTDETWIRRGIRVNPMKKHRKPEGDIFIPSLDLCLVSPSAVAIERSLFDRVGGFDERLEVCEDYDLWLRIALDERVGLVDRKLVVKHGGHDDQLSRRHWGMDRFRVYAIMKLLRERADDMASPRRDAAREAARSRCVILAQGARKRGNNKLAVILESVMRAIDDEDYSNTAFESLAEA, from the coding sequence ATGCATCTGTTCTCAGTCATAATCCCGGTGTACAACCGTCCCGTTCCGCTCCGGCGGGCGATCGAGTCAGTGCTCGCGCAGAGCTTTCGCGATTATGAGATCATCGTGGTGGACGACGGCTCCACCGACCACACGGGGACGGCAGCGCGCTCATTTCCCGCCGTCCGGTATTTCAGGCAGGAGCGCCGCGGCGTGAGCGCGGCGCGCAACCGTGGGGCCGCCGAATCTCGCGCGCGGTACCTTGCCTTTCTCGACTCGGACGACGAATGGCTGCCCGGAAAGCTCGGGGCGCAGCGTGAATTTATCGAACGAAATCCCCTCGTGCGCATACATCAGACCGACGAGACCTGGATACGCCGAGGCATCAGGGTTAACCCGATGAAGAAGCACCGCAAGCCCGAGGGCGATATCTTCATTCCATCACTCGACCTGTGCCTGGTGAGCCCTTCGGCCGTCGCGATCGAGCGCTCGCTTTTCGATCGCGTTGGCGGTTTCGATGAGCGCCTTGAGGTGTGCGAGGATTACGACCTGTGGTTGCGGATTGCGCTCGACGAACGGGTGGGCCTTGTGGACAGGAAGCTCGTGGTGAAACATGGCGGGCACGACGACCAGCTCTCGCGTCGGCACTGGGGGATGGACCGGTTCAGGGTGTACGCCATCATGAAGCTTCTGCGCGAAAGGGCGGACGACATGGCGTCCCCGCGTCGCGATGCGGCGAGGGAGGCGGCCCGGAGCAGGTGCGTCATACTGGCACAGGGGGCGCGAAAGCGGGGCAACAACAAGCTCGCCGTCATTCTTGAATCGGTGATGCGGGCTATCGATGATGAAGACTATAGCAATACAGCGTTTGAGAGCCTCGCAGAAGCATGA